The region CTACCTGTTTCAGGGGTACTTCTCGGTCCTGCGCAGCAAGATCCTCAACGAGATCGCTGCTTCGGTCGATCTCGAGATGGCCCCGCGCATCCAGAAGGCAATCAGCTATCTCTCCGTCCGTGGGCACAATGCGCTCGAGGCAATGCTTCCCGTGCGCGACGCGGACCAGATTCGCTCCTTCCTCGCCTCGCCCGCGCCCGCCGCGCTGATCGACCTGCCGTGGATCATCGTTTTCCTCGCCTTCGTCACCTTGCTGCACGTCTGGCTCGGGGTCGCGGTCCTGATCGGCGCGCTGATCATGATCGGCCTGACCGTGCTCAACGCCAAGCTCACCGCACAAGGCCTGCGCGAGCTGACCAGCACCTCGGCCTCGCGCTCGGCGATGGCCGAGGCCAACCGGCGCCACGCGGAAACCGTACGCGCACTGGGCATGGACGGACGCATCAACGACGAGTGGCTCTCCGTGAATGCCCGTCATGTCGCACTGCAGCGCCATTTCGCACAGCTTTCCGGCGTGCTGGGCGGTGTCAGCAAGGGCTTCCGCCAGTTCCTGCAGTCGGCCGTGCTGACGGTGGGCGCGCTGCTGGTCATCCGTGGCGAGGCCTCGGGCGGCATCATTTTCGCCAGCTCGATGCTCTCCGCGCGCGCACTCGGTCCGCTCGACCAGGCAATCGCCCACTGGCGCGGTTTCGCACAGGCGCGCGACGCATGGCGCCGGCTCGACACCCTGCTTTCCCGCCTACCCGAACCCGCACAGGCGACCAAGCTGCCAGCACCACACCGCAAGCTGAGCGTCGAATCGCTCACGCTTGGTCCGCCTTCTGCGCAGGAGGTGACCTTGCGCAATGTCAGCTTCGCACTCGATGCCGGCGACGGGCTCGGCATCATCGGCCCGAGCGGTTCGGGCAAGTCGACCCTGTCGCGCGCGCTCACCGGGATCTGGGATGCACGAGCTGGCTCGGTGCGTCTCGACGGCGCTGCGATCACGCAGTGGCATCCGGACGACCTTGGACGCCATGTCGGCTATCTGCCGCAGGACGTGCAGCTGTTCGAGGGCACCGTCGCGCAGAACATCGCACGCTTCGATCCCGAAGCCAGCAGCGAGCAGATCGTCGCCGCAGCGCAGGCGGCCAATGCGCACGAGCTGATCCTGCGCCTGCCGCGCGGTTACGACACGCCTGTCGGCACCGACGGCCTCGCGCTCTCGGGTGGCCAGCGCCAGCGCATCGCGCTTGCCCGCGCCTTCTTCGGCGACCCGTTCCTGATCGTGCTCGACGAGCCCAACGCCAATCTCGACAGTGAAGGCGACGTCGCCCTGCTGCGCGCCATTCACGGCGCGCGCGAGCGCGGCGCGATCGTCATCGTCGTGGCCCACCGCCCGGCGGTCGTCGAGGCACTGAGCCACGTCCTGTTCCTGCGCGACGGCCAGGCCCGCGATTTCGGTGCCTCGAGGGACGTGCTCGCACGCATCCTCGCTCCCAACCGCCCAACCCCCGTCACGACTGCCGTCTCGGCCTGAGCCCCTCCCGGAGAACCCCAATGGCCACTACCCTCCTCATGCCGCTGCCCGCAGCTGGCCAGGAAATCCGCTGCGCCGACACGATGCGCACTGGCGTGACCAAGACCGTGCGTACGGCCAAGATCGCACTCGGCACCTTCGGCGTCGGTGTCTTCGGCATGGCTGCCGTGGTGCCCATGGGCAGCGCCGTTGTCGGTTCGGGCGAAGTCCAGGCCGAATCGCTGGTAAAGGAGATCACCCATCCCAACGGTGGCGTCGTCTCCTCGGTGCTCGTCCACGAAGGCGATCACGTGAAGAAGGGCGACGTCCTGATCCGCTTCGACACCACGGTCAGCGGGGCGAGCGCCCAGTATTCGGCGATGAGCGTAACCCAGTTGCTTGCGGCCAAGGCACGCCTCGAGGCGGTACAGCGCGGCGATGGCACGATCACCTTCCCCGACGAACTGACCAAGAGCGACGATCCCGCAGCCAGCGAAGCCATGGCCGAGGCGCAGCGCCAGTTCGACGTCGATCGCGAGAAGAATGCCAGCATGCGCGGTCAGCTGCAGGAACGCATCGCCCAGCACCAGCAGCAGATCATCAGCGACCAGCGCCAGGCAGCGGCGCTGCGCGAGCAGTACGACCTCATCGTTCCCGAACGCGAGGGTCTGCGCCAGCTGTGGAAGAAGAAGCTGGTCTCGATCAATCGGCTCAACCAGATGGAGCGCACCGCGGTCGAGCTGAAGGGGCAATCGTCCTCGCTGGCGGCGCAAGTGGCGCAGGGCCGGGCCCAGATCGGCGAAGTGCGCCAGCAGATCGCCAACCACGACCAGACCGTGCGCTCGGAAGCCGGCAGCCAGCTGATGACCGTCAACTCGCAACTCAACGACCAGCGCGTGCGCGCGGCCTCGGCCAGCGACACCTACGATCGCAGTGCGGTGCGTGCACCCTATGGCGGCGTGGTCGACAAGCTCTCGTTCACGACCGTCGGCAGCTTCGTGCCGCCCAGCCAGCAGATCGTCGATATCGTACCCGACAATGACCTGATGGAAGTCTCGGTGCAGATCAGCCCGATGGACATCGACCAGATCCACGTCGGCCAGCCTGCACGGGTGCGCTTTGCCGCGTTCAATACCGCGACGACTCCCGAGATCCGCGGCAAGGTGGCCTTTGTCTCGGCAGAGCGCACGCAGGATCAGCGTACGGGTGCGTCCTATTACCGGGCTCGCGTTTCGCTCAGCCACGAACAGCTTGAAAAGCAGGGCGCGATGCAGCTCAAGACCGGCATGCCGGCCGAGGTCTTCGTCGAGACCGGCAGCCGTACCATGCTGTCCTACCTGACCAAGCCGCTGCGCGACCAGTTCCAGCGCGCGTTCCTGCAGGACTGACGCGCGCCGCCGGCCCACCGGGCCAGTCGAACCGGCCAGCCTGTCGAAAGCGCGCGCCAGCGCCGCAAGATCCGGGCGCAGGTTCTCGGGGTGGGGAACCTGCGTCCGGTTCCCGATGACGGCCGACGGCCTTCCTCCAGCACGGCCTGCGCCTGTGGAAAAAGCGCACCGGGCTCTGGCGGTTAGGCTCAGTTTGGTTCCTGCAAACCTTGCGCTTGGCCGGGCCGCTTCTAGTCTGGCGCGGTTCACGCAAGATGCGCGAGACAGGAGCTCCTATCCATGAACCCGGTCGTGACCGTCGTCGTGCCCGCCTACAATGCGCGCGAGACGATCGCCCATACCCTCGCCTCGATCCAGGCGCAGGACCTGCGCGAGATCGAGATTCGCGTCGTCGACGACGGCTCGCATGACGATACGCGCGAGATCGTCGCAGGCCTCGCCGGCGCGGACCCGCGCATCGTCCTGATTACCCAGCCCAATGGCGGTGTCGCCCGGGCGCGCAACACCGGCCTTGCCGAAGCGAACGGGCGCTTCAGCGCGTTTTGCGATGCCGACGACATCTGGCATCCGGAAAAGCTCACCAGGCAGGTCGCCTCGCTCGAGGCTGCCCCCGGCGCAGGGCTGAGCTATGCCTGGCATCGCCGCATCGACCCTGAGGACCGTCTGCTCGCGGCCTCGGCGACGCCCCGGATCGAGGGCTCGGTCCTGCATCGGCATCTCGAATGGAACTTCATCTCCAACGGCAGCACGGTTCTCGTACCGACCCCGCTGGCGCGCGAGACCGGCTTCGAGCCTGCCCTGCACGAAGCGGGCAACCAGGGCTGCGAAGATTACCTGTTCCAGCTGCTGATCGCGCGCAATCACCGCTTCGTGTGCGTGCCCGCCTTCCTGGTCGGCTACCGCATCGGCAATTCGAGCATGTCGCATGGGGTCGACCGGATGATCCGATCGCACCTGCAGACCTTCGCGATCATCGAAGCGTACGACCCGAACGACGGCTCGATCAAGCGCATCATCGCGCGACGTCGTACCAAGTTGCTGGTGGAACTGTTCCGCAACCGCATTCGGCGGCGCGACCTGTCGGCCGCGACGGGCGCGCTGATCGGCGCCTTGCGCAACGGCCCGTTGCGCGTCCCCGGTTTCATTCTCGACGAAGTAAAAACGGGCATGTCGCGCTACAGCGACATACCCGTCAGGAAGTCGAGCAGCGAAGCGCAGACCGGTCGGCACTTCGCGGAATTCGGAGCAGAGGAAAGCGACGGAGCCTGGGCTACGAAGCGCTCTGCACGCTATCTCGCCGCGCTCGGTGAACTCGATGCGCGGCGAGCAACGGTCGTCGGCTCAGTTTGAGCCGACGGCGAGGCGGGGTTCTTCCTCGCTGACTTCGTCGGAAAGGCGAACCGGAGTCGGCGCATTGGTGCTCGCACCCTTCATCACCTTTTCGGCGAACCACTGCAGGGTGCGGCGGATGCCTTCCTCGTAGCCGACCTTGGCTTCCCAGCCCGGCAGGGTCTGGCGGCAAAGCGTGAGGTCGGGACGACGGTTGGTCGGGTCCTGCGGGATCGGCGGGCACATCTTGAGGCGCGCACCGGGCACGAGCTCGACGATGTACTTGGCGATGTCGATCACCGGGATCTCGCGGTCGTTGCCGACATTGAGCGGGCCCGGATAAGCGATGTCGTCGAGCCAGAAATAGCGCTCGAGGGCATCGACGATATCATCGACGTAACCCCAGCTGCGCGACTGCTCGCCGCCGCCATAGACGGTCAGCTCGCCGGTGGTCAGTGCCTGGCTCAGGAAGTTCGACACGGCGCGGCCGTCGTCGGGACGCGTGCGCGGACCGTAGACGTTGAACAGGCGAACGATGCGGATGTCGATGCCGGTGGTGCGCTTGAGTTCAAACAGCAGCGATTCGGTGCAGCGCTTGCTCTCGTCGTAGGACGAGCGCGGACCGGTGCAGTCGACCTGGCCGCGATAGCTCTCGGGCTGCGGGGTGATCAGCGGATCGCCATAGACCTCAGAGGTCGAGGCAAAGGAGATGCGACCGCCCGGAACCAGCTTGTCGACGCAGTTCAGCGCGCCCATCAGGTTGGCCTTGATGGTCCGGACCGGCTCACGCATGTACCACGGCGGCGACGCCGGCGAGGCAAGGTGGATCACCTCGTCGAAACGCTCGTCGGTCTCGAAGGTCTCGATGTCGGCCTCGACAAAGTGCAGGCGAGGATCGTCGATATGTTCGAGGTTCTCGCGCACACCGGTCCAGAAGTTGTCGACGACAACCAGCCGATCCATGTCCGACCGCTTGATGAGGCGGTCAACGATGTGAGAGCCGATGAAGCCGGCGCCTCCGGAAACCAGTACTTTCTTGCCCATATTTCCTGTTGCCCCCGTCATCCATAAAAGAGCGGCCAGAAGGGTTGCTTTTCCAGCCGGAACTAACTGTTAGTCTCTCGATTCATTCGTTGCATTGCAACAAAAATATCCGATTGATATCTGCTCACAAAACAACACAAAGGAGGCGAAATAAGGCCTCCGGATTTATAGAACCGATAGGTGATTTTATTTTCTCGATGCCGATTAAGTGAAATTCATTTCAGCACGGTTAAGAGCGAAACTACTTTTCCATGATCGGCCCGAAGCTTGCGTCCCATAAGCTTCGCACGTTCCGGCTGGGCCTTGGGAGGGACTCGAGGGTCACTCCGAGGGCCATCCCCGGCTAACCCTTACAAGCTAACTCGTTTTTCCCCTTATGGCAGTGATAAATATCGTTGCTCTCGAGAAAAATGCATCATTTCGAAACAGGCCCGCGCGAACAATCTTCCTGCCAACACGCAACCGGCCGACTTGTTCCTGCTCACGCTCGCACTGGTGCCTCGATCTCGGTGCCCTTCGCACCTGCACATGGCCGCAAAAGTCGCCCCGGTGCGGCTTGCACCCTCCTCAGGCGGCCTGGGTGTGCCGCGCCCTGGGACGCGCGCGAGCCTGGCCGATCCGGCTGATCGCGAAGATACGGGCCTGGATCCAGTCGAGCGGATTGCGCAGGATTGCATAGAGCACGGCATGGATAACGATCGCGGTGCACATGATCCCGACGAACAGATAGGGCGTCTCGTAGCTCGGCATCCCGGAAAGGATGCCGGGGTAGATCGTCAGCAGCACCCAGCCATGCATGAGCAGGATCGGCAAGGAAGAACGGCCGAAGAAGCTCGCGGTGCGCCCCACCAGCGTGGGCGCCGTGCGCTGGGCCAGCCACAGCATGAAGATCGCGAAAAGCAGCTGCTGTGGAACGTAGACCAGGATCGAGCCGTACTTGCCGTACATCGCCTCCGACTGGAAATGCATGTCGCAGGTAAAGCACGGCCCGGTGCGCCAGATGCCATGCCGGTTGACCAGCGCCAGCACCAGCGAGAGCGCGAAGGCCGGCAGGCCCACCGCGTTCGAGATACGCCAGCCGCGCGGAAAACGCATTCCGATCAGGAAGAACAGCGTGGCCGCGGGCCAATTTCGCCATTCATAGATATTGTCGGGCAGGCCGAGGCGCTTGCTCAGCCAGACCGCCGCGATGATCACCAGAACAAGAGGGACGAAAGCCAGCCAATTTCGCAGAAAGACGTAAGCAAGAATGCGCGCGATCGCGAGGCTGAGGAAGAACCAGCCGATGAAGCCCTCGTAGCCGATCCCGAAGACCAGCGGCCTGACGAGCGCCTTTGCCGCCTCGAAGGGGGTCGCATAGGCTTGTCCGGCCAGCATGATGAGCCACCCACCAAGGTGCGAGGTGACAGCGAAGAGCAGCAGCGCGAGCGACATGCGCAAGATCGGCTCGAAGCCCTTCTTCGCCATGTTCGGTGCCGACATCCCGCTCAGCAGGAAGAAAGCCGATATCCCGGGGACCACGTACTTCAGCTGGAACAGCACCAGCCAGGCATTGGGACCCAGATGCGCCGCCACGCCGAGCATGGCATGGGTGTAGAACACGAAGACGATCATGTAGCCGCGCGCGACTTCCTGAGTCTGGGCGCTGTTGTCGTCCCAGGTCCCCAGCAGCCGCGGGTGCGCCGCAACGAGATCGCGCCCGGCCTTGCTGATGCGGGCCATCAACTGACCCGCGCTGGCTTCAATTCCCAAAGGAGCGTCTCCACTGGCGATGCCCCTCGTGCAGCTGGGCAACGAAGTCCGAGACCCCGATCATGCCCAGCGCCTCGACACGCTTCCAGTCGCCCTCGCCCCCGCCGAAGTGGCGCGCGGCAAGGATGGGTGCCAGCTTGCGGGCAAGGCCCGGACGCATCAGCAGCGCGCGCAAGTGCCGCGCATTCCACGGCTCTGCCCCGGGAGAGTGCGGCAAGGTAGCGATCTCGACACCGGCGAAATGAATGCGCACCGCGCTCGGGCGCATGGCGGCGAGGCGTTCCTCGGCCTGTTCGAGCCCCTCGGCGATGTCGATCTCGAGCACGCTGGGCAGGACGATGCCGTCATCGCCCGTGCCGAATTGGGTGATCTTGCGCCCCAGCACCTCGATCGCACCGCGCTGATAGCAGTAGCGCGTAAGCTGGCCGTTGAGCCGCAGGCGCATCCCGCTCAGCCCACCCCACTCGACGAGGTCGAGCAGCTTGGGACCGAGCCGCATGATGACGCCGTCGAGCGGCCCCATTTTCGGCAGCAACGCCCGACGCAGGCTGGCGCCCAGCCCGCGCTTGCGCAGCTGGCGCGGAACGCTGAAACCTGCCGCGAGCTGGGGATGCTTGATCGCCATCAGCGCGTCGCTGCGCCCTTCCTCCTTGGCACGGCGAAAGGCCGATGCCTGCGAGCTTGTCAGATGCTCCTGGTGCCAGCCGAGCGCCTTGGGCGCATAGACGAAGGGCACCTTGTGCTCCATGAGCCGCAAGCCCAGTTCCCAGTCCTCGCGGGCCCGGGCGAACTGCGGATCGAGCCCGCCGACCGCGTCCCACAGCGCGCGCGTCATCGACAGGTTGCCGGTGAGCAGGTCGCGGTAGGTGAAGCGCACGGAGGGCTTTGCCAGTGCTTCGAAATGCGCAGTCCACCAACGGCGCACATTGAGCCGGAAGCGATCGCCGTAAGCGACCGGTTCGGGCGGATAGGGACCGATCACCGCAGCGCCGGGCGAGCGCGCATGCGCTGCGGCGTGTTCGGCCACCAGCGCATCGGTCGGAATCACGTCGTCGTCGATGAACAGCAGCAACTCGGCACGGGTCTCGCGCACCCCGGAATTGCGCGCCATCGAGGGCCCGACCCCGGGCATCTCGATCCAGCGCAGCGCGAAAGGATCCGAGCGCGCCGCGAGCATTTGGGGCGATCCGTCGCGGCAGCCGTCGAGCACCACCACCACCTCGAAGGGCGGGGTATCGCTGCGCTGCTGCGCGAGCTTGTCGAGCACTTGCGCGAGCAGATCCTCGCGGTTGTGCGACGGGATGACCACGCTGATCGCTGGCGTCGGAGCTGGGGGGGTATCGATCTCGGGGGTCATGTCAGCTGCGCCGTGCCTCGCGCCTCGCCCGCAGGTAACCACCCGGTCCCGAACAGGCCCCGACGGCCTGGGCGATTGGGATACGGAAGGGAACCTTGTAGTCCGCCGAACGGCGCCGCGCCCTCAGTACGGCAGGAATCTGGTGACGCAGCCAGCGTGCCAGCGTGGTCACCGCGCGCGGGTTGCGTTCGAACAGCAAGGCCTTGGTGAGAATCGCGAAATAGCCGCACTCGTAACCGTGGATCTGCTGCTCGAGCTCTTCCATCGAACGACGATGCCGATGCCAGTTGAGCGCGTGGGGATCGTAGACGATCTTGTAACCGGCAGAAAGCAGGCGGCGAAAGTAGTCGGTGTCCCCGCCCGCCCGCGAGGCCGTGCCCGCATCGAGCGCGGGATCGAAGGGGCCGACGAGATCGACTGCGCTGCGACGCAGGGCAAGATTGACGCCCGCGCCCGCGATCCAGCCCTCGAACGGCTCGATCTTGATCGCGTCGTGAACCACGCGCTTGAACCCGCGCCCGAAGCCGCCGAGCCGCTGGAATGCGATCTGCGCCTCGCTCTCGAGTTCGAGCGCCATGGTCAGCCCTGTCGCCGCCATGACCAGCGGATCGTCGAAGTTGCGCACCAGGCTGGCGAACCATTCGCGGTCGGGTACGGCATCGTCGTCGATGAAGACGACGATCTCGCCGCGTGCATGTTCGATCGCGGTGTTGCGGGCGAAGTTGAGCCCCTTGCGCGGCTCGACGACGTAGCGCACCGCGGGATGGCGTTCGACCACCGCACGTGTCGCCTCGGTGGCGGGCGCATTGTCGACGACGAGGATCTCGGGCACGACACTCATCGCCTGCAGGCCCTGCAGGCACTTCTCCAGATCGTCGGGCCGCTCGCGGGTGCAGATCGCGACCGAGGCGCTGGGCAGCGCTTCGGGCGCGCATCCGGGCTCGTCCTCGACGACACCCAGTTCGCGGGCCAGCCAGCTTTCCCAGAACGAGGAATTCGCCGCCTCGGCAAGCTGGCGGTCGAGCGGGGCCTCCGGGTCGAACTTGTCGTAGGACAGGATCGCCTGCCCGCGCGGGCGACCGTCGATACGCAGCAGCACGCAGGCACCTTCGTAGCCCGGCTGCGGGTCGAGCCGCTCGGGCAGTGCCGCGAAATCGAGGTCGAGAACCTCCAGTGCCATTAGCCGCGC is a window of Novosphingobium aureum DNA encoding:
- a CDS encoding NAD-dependent epimerase/dehydratase family protein, which gives rise to MTGATGNMGKKVLVSGGAGFIGSHIVDRLIKRSDMDRLVVVDNFWTGVRENLEHIDDPRLHFVEADIETFETDERFDEVIHLASPASPPWYMREPVRTIKANLMGALNCVDKLVPGGRISFASTSEVYGDPLITPQPESYRGQVDCTGPRSSYDESKRCTESLLFELKRTTGIDIRIVRLFNVYGPRTRPDDGRAVSNFLSQALTTGELTVYGGGEQSRSWGYVDDIVDALERYFWLDDIAYPGPLNVGNDREIPVIDIAKYIVELVPGARLKMCPPIPQDPTNRRPDLTLCRQTLPGWEAKVGYEEGIRRTLQWFAEKVMKGASTNAPTPVRLSDEVSEEEPRLAVGSN
- a CDS encoding glycosyltransferase family 2 protein, which translates into the protein MNPVVTVVVPAYNARETIAHTLASIQAQDLREIEIRVVDDGSHDDTREIVAGLAGADPRIVLITQPNGGVARARNTGLAEANGRFSAFCDADDIWHPEKLTRQVASLEAAPGAGLSYAWHRRIDPEDRLLAASATPRIEGSVLHRHLEWNFISNGSTVLVPTPLARETGFEPALHEAGNQGCEDYLFQLLIARNHRFVCVPAFLVGYRIGNSSMSHGVDRMIRSHLQTFAIIEAYDPNDGSIKRIIARRRTKLLVELFRNRIRRRDLSAATGALIGALRNGPLRVPGFILDEVKTGMSRYSDIPVRKSSSEAQTGRHFAEFGAEESDGAWATKRSARYLAALGELDARRATVVGSV
- a CDS encoding glycosyltransferase family 2 protein, with amino-acid sequence MTPEIDTPPAPTPAISVVIPSHNREDLLAQVLDKLAQQRSDTPPFEVVVVLDGCRDGSPQMLAARSDPFALRWIEMPGVGPSMARNSGVRETRAELLLFIDDDVIPTDALVAEHAAAHARSPGAAVIGPYPPEPVAYGDRFRLNVRRWWTAHFEALAKPSVRFTYRDLLTGNLSMTRALWDAVGGLDPQFARAREDWELGLRLMEHKVPFVYAPKALGWHQEHLTSSQASAFRRAKEEGRSDALMAIKHPQLAAGFSVPRQLRKRGLGASLRRALLPKMGPLDGVIMRLGPKLLDLVEWGGLSGMRLRLNGQLTRYCYQRGAIEVLGRKITQFGTGDDGIVLPSVLEIDIAEGLEQAEERLAAMRPSAVRIHFAGVEIATLPHSPGAEPWNARHLRALLMRPGLARKLAPILAARHFGGGEGDWKRVEALGMIGVSDFVAQLHEGHRQWRRSFGN
- a CDS encoding type I secretion system permease/ATPase is translated as MTAASRPQAAENLHQAMSKARSGVIGVVLLSIVLNVLLLTGSVYMMMVYDEVLPSHSIPTLVGLLLMATAIYLFQGYFSVLRSKILNEIAASVDLEMAPRIQKAISYLSVRGHNALEAMLPVRDADQIRSFLASPAPAALIDLPWIIVFLAFVTLLHVWLGVAVLIGALIMIGLTVLNAKLTAQGLRELTSTSASRSAMAEANRRHAETVRALGMDGRINDEWLSVNARHVALQRHFAQLSGVLGGVSKGFRQFLQSAVLTVGALLVIRGEASGGIIFASSMLSARALGPLDQAIAHWRGFAQARDAWRRLDTLLSRLPEPAQATKLPAPHRKLSVESLTLGPPSAQEVTLRNVSFALDAGDGLGIIGPSGSGKSTLSRALTGIWDARAGSVRLDGAAITQWHPDDLGRHVGYLPQDVQLFEGTVAQNIARFDPEASSEQIVAAAQAANAHELILRLPRGYDTPVGTDGLALSGGQRQRIALARAFFGDPFLIVLDEPNANLDSEGDVALLRAIHGARERGAIVIVVAHRPAVVEALSHVLFLRDGQARDFGASRDVLARILAPNRPTPVTTAVSA
- a CDS encoding glycosyltransferase family 2 protein — its product is MALEVLDLDFAALPERLDPQPGYEGACVLLRIDGRPRGQAILSYDKFDPEAPLDRQLAEAANSSFWESWLARELGVVEDEPGCAPEALPSASVAICTRERPDDLEKCLQGLQAMSVVPEILVVDNAPATEATRAVVERHPAVRYVVEPRKGLNFARNTAIEHARGEIVVFIDDDAVPDREWFASLVRNFDDPLVMAATGLTMALELESEAQIAFQRLGGFGRGFKRVVHDAIKIEPFEGWIAGAGVNLALRRSAVDLVGPFDPALDAGTASRAGGDTDYFRRLLSAGYKIVYDPHALNWHRHRRSMEELEQQIHGYECGYFAILTKALLFERNPRAVTTLARWLRHQIPAVLRARRRSADYKVPFRIPIAQAVGACSGPGGYLRARREARRS
- a CDS encoding HlyD family type I secretion periplasmic adaptor subunit; the protein is MATTLLMPLPAAGQEIRCADTMRTGVTKTVRTAKIALGTFGVGVFGMAAVVPMGSAVVGSGEVQAESLVKEITHPNGGVVSSVLVHEGDHVKKGDVLIRFDTTVSGASAQYSAMSVTQLLAAKARLEAVQRGDGTITFPDELTKSDDPAASEAMAEAQRQFDVDREKNASMRGQLQERIAQHQQQIISDQRQAAALREQYDLIVPEREGLRQLWKKKLVSINRLNQMERTAVELKGQSSSLAAQVAQGRAQIGEVRQQIANHDQTVRSEAGSQLMTVNSQLNDQRVRAASASDTYDRSAVRAPYGGVVDKLSFTTVGSFVPPSQQIVDIVPDNDLMEVSVQISPMDIDQIHVGQPARVRFAAFNTATTPEIRGKVAFVSAERTQDQRTGASYYRARVSLSHEQLEKQGAMQLKTGMPAEVFVETGSRTMLSYLTKPLRDQFQRAFLQD